CGCAACACCCGCGACACCACCGGGTCGGGATCGGCCAGCACCAGTTCCCCACCCCGGGCGCGCACCCGCAGCCGTGCGGCGAGCAGCGCCCGGACGCCGGCCGCGGAGAGGAGCCGGACCCCGGAGAGGTCGACCCGGAGCACCGGCCGGGCCGGGGCGGCCCAGAGCGCCGCCCGCAACTCGC
This genomic interval from Micromonospora coxensis contains the following:
- a CDS encoding STAS domain-containing protein yields the protein MGQRDDRLHVQLGVGDDAVEVRVTGEIDLASVGELRAALWAAPARPVLRVDLSGVRLLSAAGVRALLAARLRVRARGGELVLADPDPVVSRVLRVTGVHRVIPVVTTTPAVPCRRSELAACA